The Planctomycetia bacterium genome segment TCTACGGCAACGACGGGATCGACGATCAGCAAGTCCAGGATCTCGTCGGGCAATTTCTTGCTCGTAAAGACGATGTGAAATTGAACGTCCGTCATCTTCGCCAACTGCTCGAGCGTCGGCGGATAGGCGTGAATCGCGTCTACCGTTCCGTCACATAGCGATTCCGCCGCTGCCGAATATGGGCGATCCACTACTTCGACGTCGTCCGGCCGCATGTTGGAAATCTGCAGCGCCCGGGCGAGAAAATAGTTGCCGAGGCCTTGTTCGATCGCGATGCGTTTCCCGCGCAAGTCTTGCATCGTGCGAAACGGATCGCGCGCGATGATCACGTCGCCGCCGTAGGACCCATCGAAGACTTGTCGCACCACAACGCGACGACCGCCTTCGATTTCGAGCGCCGCCACATCGGTCGGCGTAGCCAATAGGCCGTCGACAAGTCCACGTACATACACGCGGCGCGAATCGCGCAGCGATGTCTGCTCCACCAGGCGCACGTCGAGGCCTTCCTCGCGGAAGAAGCCGAGCTCCTGCGCAAGGTAAAAATACTCGAAGCCAGGCCAAGGATTGGCCGCAATCCGCAACGTTCGCGGCTCATTGGATGCGCAACTGGCCGTACCCAAGACCAACGACAGCAAGACCACGCGCCAGGTGTGCGCCTGACATCGGCCCGTGCGCTCAGAGATTTGAATCATGGTCACGACTCCCATGCATTGGCGTGGCAGCGCAATGCAACGAAAACGACGCTGCGCCGAGCGGCGCGACTGACTGGTCGTCCGCCGGCCGGCTATCGACGCGCATGCGCTCGATCAAAGGTAGGGCGCAGCTAAGAGCCGCGTATTGCTACAGGAGGGGCGAGCGGAGCATGCCGCTTCGGCCGGCAGGATGGGTCGAAGGGGTCGCAACGACCTTGCCGATGCACGCTTCGTCAAATATCCGCCAAGAGACTTTTCAACAGCGAACGGCTTTCGCCCGCTGTGCGCAATGAGGCGATGGCGGCTTGCCCCAGGACTTGCCCGCGAACTAGCTTGGCTGTCGCTGCCGCGAGATCGACGTCCTCGATCTGGCTCAGCGATTCACTGAGCGTGACCTGCAATCCATCGACGAAATCGCGCGATGCGTCGATCGTATACCGCTCGAAAGCGCCCAATCGCGCCCGTGTCGACAGCACCTGATCGCGGGCGGAACTGACGGCGCCAATGGCTTGCGCATAGCGCCGACGGGCCAAGCTGGTCGAACCTCCCGACGCCAAGTCTTGGAGTTTGACTTCGTCACTGCCGAGCGCAGCGCGGCTTACCGCGGGCAGCGCGATACCGGCAACGTCGTTCACGTCGCCGGTCGGAGCAAAACTGATCTCGCCGCCGTCGCTGAGCCCCGTGTAAGCGCCAATGCGATCCACGGCTTCCAGCGCCGCATCGATTTCCAATTGATTCGCCGCCAACTCGGCCTCGCTTAAGTTGCCGCCAGCCGCTTCCAGGACGCGGTCCTGCACGGTGTTCAACAATCCTGTGATTTGCGAGAGTCCGGCATCGGCCAGGCTCACGGCCGCCGTCGCACGGGTGCTGCTTCGCGAGGCCGCTTCCAGAGATTCCAACTCGCTGCGCAACTGCTCGGCGGCGATCAAACCGGCCGGATCGTCGCTGGCGCGGTTAATCCGCTTCAGCGTCGATAGTTGCAAGCCGGCTTCAGCGATCTGCGCGAAGGCGGCGTTGACGTTCTGGATCGCGGTAAGTTCGGTTCCGCTCACACGACTCGCGATGCGATTCACAGTTGATGCTCCGACTGCGCGTCATAAACGGCGAAGGCTTCCGCCAATCGCCGGGAAAGTTGATTCAGCCGCACGATCTCCGCCGATCGCTTCTCGGCCGGCAGGTCAGACGCTTCGTAGCGTTCCCGCAATTCGGCGACGGCGTCGGCCAGCACCGTAAACACGCGGTCGAGTTTTTCCAAGTCGCCGGTGCGCTGGCGCTCCGCCGTTCCGATCAAACCCAAATACGTTTCCAACATGCCGTAGCGCTGGCCCAGCGAGGCCGCTTGCTCCACGGCCACGGAAAGTTCCTCCACGTCGCCGTGAGCGCCTTGGCCCCAGTCCAGCATCAGGCCGCGCACAGCGAAGTTGTGCCCCGACACACGCGCCGCCAACTCTGGAAGATTCACGCCAGCAACAGCCGCCGTCTCAGGTTCGTCCGTCGATTCCGGCGCAGGCGTATCCGCGACCTCCGGCGCAACCTCCGGTTTAATTGGAGCTGGCTCCGCCTCCACGGCAACCGTCGGCTCTTCATTGTTGACCTGCGCATCATCATCAACGAACGGTTCTTCTTCAATCGGCGTCGATTCCGCAACAGGCGCCTCGGCGACGTCAGGCTGCACTTCGGTCACTGGCTCGTCGTCGTGCGCAGGAACGTCGCTGACAATCTCCGGCTCATCCGTTGCTGGCATCTCTACGACCGGGAAATCATCGACCGGCGGAGTCGATGATCCTTCTTCGAAAACCGTCGCAGGCTCGGCGGATTCGAGTTCGGGCGTGGCGACGGGAACTTCCAGCGTCGTGACGCTGGTGTCCTCGGCGGTGAAATGCGGGGTCGATTCCGGCTCCGGCCCGAACGGCACGTCCGACGCCGTGGATGGTATCGGTTCAACTTCGGCGACTTTGGACGGCGAGCCAAACTCGGGTGTCGGCGGCAAGGCGGCCCCGCCCTCACTCGCGGTGGCGCCGGCCAGCAACCACGTTCGCAAACGTTCCGCATCGTCGTCCGAGCCGCCGGCGTCGCGAAAAGCTTGTTCCGCCTGGGACGCGGCGGCGCGGCGGTGGTCGAATTCGCCCCGATCAGTGCGATAGTTCAGATATACTTGCCGACGAAATTGCCGCGCCGCCCGGGCGATCTCCACTTCCTGCGCCGTCTGCGCCGGCAACGAATAGACGCCGGTCGTCGTCGCAAAGCCGACTAACAACAGCCACTTGCGCCAGGTGATCGCCCACGCCCGGGATTGCATTGCGGAGTTCCGTCTTACCAGAATGGTGAGGGCGTACGAGCGCGCAAGCGCGCACCGGAAACGCCCTCGGGACAATCAAAGCTAGGACGGGACCCGACTGAGTCAAACGCCCGCCGGCCGTAATCCCGGTGTACTTGAGCCAATTCTTTACGAGCACCCATGCGACCCTTATTTCGTTGGAGCCTGCTGGTGCTGCTCGTACTCGCGGTGCCGATCGTGCCGTTTGTCGGATTTGGCGCGGCGTCAGAACACTGGATTCAAACTCGGCTCGATCAATCCGTCTCCGCTCCGCGGGCGGCGATGTTCGTAGTCGGCGTGCTGGCAACGGATGTGTTCTTGCCCGTCCCTTCGAGCGCTGTGAGCACTTTCGCGGGGCAACGCTTGGGTAT includes the following:
- a CDS encoding ABC transporter substrate-binding protein yields the protein MIQISERTGRCQAHTWRVVLLSLVLGTASCASNEPRTLRIAANPWPGFEYFYLAQELGFFREEGLDVRLVEQTSLRDSRRVYVRGLVDGLLATPTDVAALEIEGGRRVVVRQVFDGSYGGDVIIARDPFRTMQDLRGKRIAIEQGLGNYFLARALQISNMRPDDVEVVDRPYSAAAESLCDGTVDAIHAYPPTLEQLAKMTDVQFHIVFTSKKLPDEILDLLIVDPVVAVERGDDLDRLERGYDRAVHFTADKPEVAMRIMADREGISPEAFANFLRSDLRMIQPQDRAAYLTTGGPVAVAIQRSHEILSKYREVKHAVAGTATAPLLDAP
- a CDS encoding flagellin; translation: MNRIASRVSGTELTAIQNVNAAFAQIAEAGLQLSTLKRINRASDDPAGLIAAEQLRSELESLEAASRSSTRATAAVSLADAGLSQITGLLNTVQDRVLEAAGGNLSEAELAANQLEIDAALEAVDRIGAYTGLSDGGEISFAPTGDVNDVAGIALPAVSRAALGSDEVKLQDLASGGSTSLARRRYAQAIGAVSSARDQVLSTRARLGAFERYTIDASRDFVDGLQVTLSESLSQIEDVDLAAATAKLVRGQVLGQAAIASLRTAGESRSLLKSLLADI